From Rhodamnia argentea isolate NSW1041297 chromosome 10, ASM2092103v1, whole genome shotgun sequence, a single genomic window includes:
- the LOC115732089 gene encoding cysteine proteinase inhibitor-like produces MLSIRFSIVSKQPRICRGNPSLAAGEDKDRFFTRVPMKLNRFCVALAIVAVVLCASSEVGLCREGQIIRMKPGGVHNCKGNQNSAQIEGLARFAVEEHNKNENALLEFARVLKAKEQVVAGTMYHLTLEAVDAGKKKIYEAKVWVKPWMDFKKLQEFKYARDVPAFAAVGLGIERGH; encoded by the exons ATGCTCTCTATCCGTTTCTCTATCGTTTCAAAACAACCAAGAATTTGCAGAGGAAATCCATCTCTTGCGGCGGGGGAGGACAAAGATCGCTTTTTCACAAGAGTCCCGATGAAGCTCAACAGGTTCTGCGTCGCCTTGGCGATCGTGGCGGTGGTTCTGTGCGCGTCGAGCGAAGTGGGTCTGTGCAGAGAAGGCCAGATCATAAGGATGAAGCCTGGAGGGGTTCACAACTGCAAGGGTAATCAGAACAGCGCCCAGATCGAAGGCCTTGCTCGTTTCGCTGTGGAGGAGCACAATAAAAACGAg AATGCGCTTCTCGAGTTTGCTCGGGTGTTGAAGGCCAAAGAGCAGGTAGTTGCCGGGACGATGTACCATCTCACTCTTGAGGCTGTTGATGCTGGCAAGAAGAAGATCTACGAGGCGAAAGTGTGGGTGAAGCCGTGGATGGACTTCAAGAAGCTGCAGGAGTTCAAGTATGCTCGGGATGTGCCTGCCTTCGCGGCCGTTGGTCTCGGCATTGAACGAG GTCACTGA
- the LOC115732026 gene encoding cytochrome P450 98A2, producing MALPLILVSIPLLLLAHQLFQRLRFKLPPGPRAWPVVGNLYDIKPVRFRCFAEWSGAYGPIISVWFGSTLNVVVSSSALAKEVLKEHDQQLADRHRSRSAAKFSRDGQDLIWADYGPHYVKVRKVCTLELFSPKRLEALRPIREDEVTAMVESIFKDCTNPDNVGKSLPVKKYLGVVAFNNITRLAFGKRFVNAEGVMDEQGLEFKAIVSNGLKLGASLAMSEHIPWLRWMFPLEEEAFAKHGARRDRLTRAIMEEHTIARQKSGAKQHFVDALLTLKDKYDLSEDTIIGLLWDMITAGMDTTAISAEWAMAELIKNPRVQQKAQEELDRVVGFERVMTESDFSSLPYLQSVAKEALRLHPPTPLMLPHRSNTHVKIGGYDIPKGSNVHVNVWAIARDPAVWKSPLEFRPERFLEEDVDMKGHDFRLLPFGAGRRVCPGAQLGINLVASMLGHLLHHFVWTPPQGMKPEEIDMSENPGLVTYMRTPLQAVATPRLPSELYKRVPYEM from the exons ATGGCTCTCCCGCTGATTCTCGTATCgatccccctcctcctcctcgcccaCCAGCTCTTCCAAAGGCTGCGGTTCAAGCTCCCGCCGGGGCCGCGGGCCTGGCCGGTCGTCGGCAACCTCTACGACATCAAGCCCGTACGGTTCCGCTGCTTCGCGGAGTGGTCCGGGGCCTACGGGCCGATCATATCGGTCTGGTTCGGGTCCACCCTGAACGTGGTCGTGTCGAGCTCGGCGCTGGCCAAGGAGGTGCTCAAGGAGCATGACCAGCAGCTGGCGGACCGGCACCGGAGCCGGTCGGCCGCCAAGTTCAGCAGGGACGGCCAGGACCTCATATGGGCCGACTACGGGCCACACTACGTGAAGGTGAGGAAGGTGTGCACGCTGGAGCTCTTCTCCCCGAAGCGGCTCGAGGCCCTCCGCCCCATCCGGGAGGATGAGGTCACTGCCATGGTCGAGTCCATCTTCAAGGACTGCACCAACCCTG ATAATGTAGGGAAGAGCCTGCCGGTGAAGAAGTACCTGGGGGTGGTCGCCTTCAACAACATAACGAGGTTAGCGTTCGGGAAGAGGTTCGTGAATGCCGAGGGCGTGATGGACGAGCAGGGCCTCGAGTTCAAGGCGATCGTGTCCAACGGGCTGAAGCTCGGCGCGTCCCTCGCCATGTCGGAGCACATCCCGTGGCTCCGCTGGATGTTCCCGCTGGAGGAGGAGGCCTTCGCCAAGCACGGCGCGAGGAGGGACCGCCTCACCCGGGCCATCATGGAGGAGCACACGATCGCCCGCCAGAAGAGCGGGGCCAAGCAGCACTTCGTCGACGCGCTGCTCACCCTCAAGGACAAATACGACCTCAGCGAAGACACCATCATAGGACTCCTCTGG GACATGATCACGGCAGGGATGGACACGACTGCTATTTCAGCGGAGTGGGCGATGGCCGAGCTGATCAAGAACCCGAGGGTTCAACAGAAGGCCCAAGAGGAGCTCGACCGTGTCGTCGGGTTCGAGCGCGTGATGACCGAGTCCGACTTCTCCAGCCTCCCTTACCTCCAGTCCGTCGCCAAGGAGGCGCTCCGGCTGCACCCTCCGACCCCGCTGATGCTCCCCCACCGTTCCAACACCCATGTCAAGATCGGCGGCTATGACATCCCCAAGGGGTCGAATGTCCATGTGAACGTGTGGGCCATCGCCCGCGACCCGGCTGTCTGGAAGAGCCCGCTCGAGTTCAGGCCCGAGCGGTTCCTCGAGGAAGACGTGGACATGAAGGGCCACGACTTCAGGCTGCTCCCGTTCGGCGCGGGCAGGCGCGTGTGCCCCGGGGCGCAGCTCGGGATCAACCTGGTCGCGTCCATGCTGGGCCACCTGTTGCACCACTTTGTCTGGACTCCGCCACAAGGGATGAAGCCGGAGGAGATCGACATGTCCGAGAACCCCGGGCTGGTCACGTACATGAGGACGCCTTTGCAGGCCGTGGCCACGCCTAGACTACCCTCGGAACTGTACAAACGCGTGCCGTATGAGATGTAA